The genomic stretch TTAGCCGCGAAAGCCGCATTCCGGTCATCAAGCATCTGGATGGCATTTGCCATGTCTATGTCGATGGCGGTGCCAATTTGGATATGGCCCGGGACGTGGCCGTCAATGCCAAGATGCGCAGGCCCGGTATTTGTGGTGCGGCGGAAACTCTTTTGGTCGACCGCGCCGTGGCTGCGAGCGATATCGCATCGATTGTTGGTGCCCTGATTGATGCCGGTTGCGACGTGCGCGGCGATGAAGCCGTTATGGCGGCCGATGCCCGGGTAAAAGCCGCCGATGACGATGACTGGAATACCGAATATCTGGACGCCATTATCTCTGCCAAAATCGTCGATGGCGTAGAAGGCGCAATCGCCCATATTGAAACCCACGGCTCTCATCATACCGAGACCATCGTTACCGATGATGGGGACGCGGCGGCAAAATTTTTATCGCAAATCGATAGCGCCATTGTGCTTCATAATGCATCGACCCAGTTCGCCGATGGCGGCGAATTTGGCATGGGTGCCGAAATTGGCATTTCAACAGACAAACTGCACGCTCGCGGCCCGGTTGGCGTTGAACAGCTCACCAGTTATAAATATGTGGTCCATGGGTCGGGCCAAATTCGCCCCTGAGATCGCACACCCACAATGAACCCCACACCACCACATTCTGGATCGACACCCTGAAACATCGCGCCGCCATTCCAGCCCATGCCAAGGGCCCCCGGATTTCAGGGGTAAATTCGGCCGGATTGCGGATTGGCATTCTGGGGGGATCGTTCAATCCTGCCCATGAAGGCCATCTGCATATCACGATGCTGGCGTTGAAACATCTGGAGCTGGATCAAGTCTGGTGGATGGTTTCCCCCCAGAACCCCTTGAAATCAGAAGAAGATATGGCCCCGCTGGCCGACCGCATGTCATCGGCAGAAACCATCGCCGGGAAAAACACCCGCATTCTGGTGACCGACATCGAAACCAGGCTGAATACCCGCTATACCTCATCGACCCTGCGCGCCCTGCTGACGGCCTTTCCCTATACCCGGTTCATTTGGCTGATGGGGGCAGATAACCTTCAACAAATTCCACGATGGGAAAAATGGACCTTCATCTTCCGTATGGTCCCCATTGCGATTTTTGACCGCGCCACGTATTCTTTCAAGGCACTGGCAAGCAAAGCAGCGCACCGGTTTCAGCGATACCGGGTACGGCCACGGAATGCTGCTAGCATTGTTGGGAAATCGCCCCCTGCGTGGGTCTATTTTCATTCTACCCTGCATCCGGCATCGGGCACCGAAATCCGTGCATCGCGACATAAAAAATCTGGCGCTAAATCGAATAAGACATCTAATTCGAATAAGACATTGAGAGGTAAAAAATAGGGATGGTGAAAACCCCCTCGACCAAAAAGAAAGCACCCCGCGCGCGCAAAAGAACGCCGGGCGCTAATCCTCGGAAACTTCTGAAGCTTGTTCAGAAATGTCTGGATGATGATCAAGCCGATGACGTCACTGTCATCGACCTTTCGGGAAAAACTGCATTCGCTGATTTCATGATTGTCGCATCGGGTCGCAACACGCGCCATATCAGCGCCATGGCCAGCCACCTTAAGGCAAAGATCAAGACCGCCGGCGGGTTAACACCGCCCACGGAAGGATTGAATCAAAGCGAATGGGTCTTGATTGATGGCGGCGACGTTATCATTCACCTTTTCCACCCGGAAATCCGCATGTCTTATAATCTCGAAAAAATGTGGGGGGGTGCCGCATGGCCGGAAGACTCGTCCGAAGACCATCTGGAAGAAAACCCAGACGGACCAAAAGCCTGAGCCACCCGACGGGTCCATCATGCGTCTAACCATCATCGCCATTGGCAAAGCCCGCAAAGGGCCAGAAAACGATCTATTCAAGGTTTTTGCCGACCGGGTTTTGTGGCCCATAACGTTGATCGATGTCGAAGAACGCCGGCCATCAAGCCCCGCAGAGCGCGTCCAACGCGAAGGCCAATTGTTGCTATCGCGCATCCCCGATGGGGCCATGGTTGTTGCCCTAGATGGCGGGGGAAAGACACTCTCCAGCGAAGCCTTTGCCGCACGCTTGGGGCGCTATAGAGATGACGGGATCAGCGATGTTGCCTTTATCATCGGCGGGGCCGACGGTCTGGACCCGGCCATTATAAACAAGGCTGATCTTGTGCTTTCCCTAGGTGCCATGACATGGCCCCATCAGATGGTCAGGGCCATGATTGGCGAACAAATCTATCGTGGGCAGGAAATTCTGGCAGGCCACCCCTATCACCGTGCCGGACCGCCACCTGTATCTGGAAAGAAGCCCGGGAAAACCCGTTAACGTCTTGAGAAGAAACCCTGTTCAGAGTAGGGTCCCGAGATAAGATTTCACCATTTCCAAAGACCAGAATGCAGGCCATATGCCAAATTCGACACAAAACAACCCGAACCTTCAGCCAACCAAAGTGCAACCCACCCCCAAACCGGTGGTGCTTTGCGTGCTTGATGGTTGGGGACATCGGGTTGCGGTTGAACACAATGCAATTGCCGCAGCCAAAACGCCAAATTGGGACCGGATCAGCACCCAATGCCCCCATGGGTTACTGGAAGCATCGGCACTGGATGTCGGCCTGCCGCCTGGACAGATGGGAAATTCAGAAGTCGGCCATATGAACATTGGCGCAGGACGCGTTGTCATGCAGGACATGCCCAGAATTGATGCCGCCATCATTGATGGCAGCCTGGCATTAAAACCTGAACTGGCAGCCTTTGTCGAAAAACTAAAAAGCACTAACGGCACCTGCCACCTGATGGGATTAATTTCCACCGGTGGCGTTCATTCCCATCAAGATGAAATCGCCGCACTGGCACGCATCCTTGATGCATGCGGTGTGCCCGTCGCTGTGCATGTGTTTCTGGATGGGCGCGACAGCCCCCCCCAAAGCGCCATCGGCTTCCTTCAAAAATTCGAAGCCGATTTAGGGCCAGGTCCAAAAATCGTTACTGTGACGGGGCGCTATTACGCCATGGACCGGGACACCAGATGGGAACGCATTGAACAAGCCTATGACGGGTTGGTATCGGCCAAAGGGGCCCCCCATGCCACAGCGCAGGATGTGGTGAATGTGGCCTATGCCAATGATATCACTGATGAATTTATAACCCCCGCCATCATTGATGGCTATCAGGGCATGAAAGATGGCGATGGCATTGTCATGGGCAATTTCCGATCTGACCGGGCGCGTGAAATTCTGACCGCATTGGTTGACCCAAAATTTGATGGGTTTGAAAGAAGCCAAACCATTGCCCTCGCTTGCGCCCTTGGGATGACCGAATATTCAACGGCGCTGAACACCCGAATGGAAGCCCTGTTCAAGGCACAAACCCTGAATAATATTCTGGGCGATGTATTATCGCGCGCTGACATGAGCCAATTGAGGATTGCGGAAACCGAAAAATATGCCCATGTCACCTTCTTCTTCAATGGCGGCGTGGAAGAACCCATGAAGCATGAAGAACGGATTCTTGTGCCATCGCCAAAAGTTGCAACCTATGACCTGGAACCCGAAATGTCGGCCAAAGAAATCACCGATCATTTGGTAACGGCCATCGGTGAAGACCGGTTTGACTTCATCCTTGTGAATTACGCCAATGGCGACATGATCGGGCACACCGGAAATTTTGATGCTGCCGTCATCGCCGCCCAAACCGTTGATCAAAGCCTGGGCCGTCTTGAAAAGGCCGTGATTGATGCTGGCGGTGTCTTGATGGTCACGGCGGACCATGGCAATGCGGAACAGATGTATGACGATGAAACCAAACAGCCCCATACGGCCCACACGATCAATCTGGTCCCCCTTATCCTTGTTAATGGGCCAGAACCGGTAACAGGGATTGCCGATGGACGTCTGGCAGATATTGCCCCGACGGTTTTGGCACTGCTGGGCCTTACAAGGCCTACTGAAATGACTGGAAAATCACTTCTGGAACCAACCCATGGGGATGGTGCACGTGAACGGATACAGGCCACTGCCTGATCACACAACATGGTATTTTGCGCCCCCCCATAAATGCGGGCGTAAATCGCGTGCGCCGGGTTGGGTCTTTTTGTCCCTTGTCCTTGCCATCTTTATCCCGTTTCAGGGCATGGCGGCAGAGACCCCGGAAACCGATCTTAAATCTGTTGAGCGTGCCCTCAAACAAAGTGAGGCCCGAAGCAAATCGCTTGCCTTGGATGCAAAACGCATTACCAAAGAACGGGCAAAAATTCGAAAAACCCTGATCCGTGCCGCTAGGGATACCCAGATCCGGCAACGTGCCATAGATCGGCTAAAGAACCATGTGGCCCGTCTCAAGGCTCAGGAACGCGCCAAAACACAATCCCTTGATGCGCGACGCAAAAGCCTGACGGAACTCATCGCTGCCCTTCAGCGCATCGCACGCCACCCCCCCGAAGCGGTCATGGCGTATTCCGCGACCCCCCAAGACACCCTCAGGAGTGCCCTGTTGCTGCGCTCGGCCATTCCCGAAGTAGAATCCCGCGCACGGGAACTGAAAGAAACCCTTTCTGCCCTTACCCGTTTGCGCACCCTTGCAGGGAAGCGCGAAGCCAATCTGGCATCAAAAGTGACGTCCCTGAAACACAAGCGCCGCGAGCTTTATCAGCTTCTGAAAAAAAAGCGTGCCCTTGAGAAAAAGGCCTTATCCAAACACACCCGCAGCAAAAATGACGTGCTTCAACTGGCGGCAAAAGCCAAAGGCCTGCGCGACCTTTTAGAGAAGCTCAAACAACACAAAAAACGTCTGCGCACGGCCAGATTGCTTCCCCCACCATCCCGACACCAACGCCGGACAAAAAGAAATTTGCCCAAGCACGGCGAGACACGGCCCTTTGTGGTGGCGCGCGCGCGCGGAAATTTTGCACCACCCGTCCTTGGCACCATCACTGCGCGCTATGGTTCAAAGGCCAATTTTGGACCTAAAAACAAGGGGTTGAGAATTTCAACCACCCCCCAAGCGCAGGTGATTGCACCCTTTGATGGCTTGGTCGTGTTTGCAGGACCCTTTCGGGGGTATGGGCGGCTCTTGATCATCGATCACGGCGGGGGATATCATACTTTGCTCTCTGGCCTTGAGCGTATTGACACGGACGTCAATCAGCGTTTATTGACCGGAGAGCCCATAGGAACCATGGGCCAGCCCTCAAAAGGCCGGCCTGAGCTTTACTTGGAATTACGAAGAAATGGCCAGCCCATTAACC from Rhodospirillales bacterium encodes the following:
- the rlmH gene encoding 23S rRNA (pseudouridine(1915)-N(3))-methyltransferase RlmH, with translation MRLTIIAIGKARKGPENDLFKVFADRVLWPITLIDVEERRPSSPAERVQREGQLLLSRIPDGAMVVALDGGGKTLSSEAFAARLGRYRDDGISDVAFIIGGADGLDPAIINKADLVLSLGAMTWPHQMVRAMIGEQIYRGQEILAGHPYHRAGPPPVSGKKPGKTR
- a CDS encoding nicotinate-nucleotide adenylyltransferase; this encodes MPAHAKGPRISGVNSAGLRIGILGGSFNPAHEGHLHITMLALKHLELDQVWWMVSPQNPLKSEEDMAPLADRMSSAETIAGKNTRILVTDIETRLNTRYTSSTLRALLTAFPYTRFIWLMGADNLQQIPRWEKWTFIFRMVPIAIFDRATYSFKALASKAAHRFQRYRVRPRNAASIVGKSPPAWVYFHSTLHPASGTEIRASRHKKSGAKSNKTSNSNKTLRGKK
- a CDS encoding peptidoglycan DD-metalloendopeptidase family protein; this encodes MNGYRPLPDHTTWYFAPPHKCGRKSRAPGWVFLSLVLAIFIPFQGMAAETPETDLKSVERALKQSEARSKSLALDAKRITKERAKIRKTLIRAARDTQIRQRAIDRLKNHVARLKAQERAKTQSLDARRKSLTELIAALQRIARHPPEAVMAYSATPQDTLRSALLLRSAIPEVESRARELKETLSALTRLRTLAGKREANLASKVTSLKHKRRELYQLLKKKRALEKKALSKHTRSKNDVLQLAAKAKGLRDLLEKLKQHKKRLRTARLLPPPSRHQRRTKRNLPKHGETRPFVVARARGNFAPPVLGTITARYGSKANFGPKNKGLRISTTPQAQVIAPFDGLVVFAGPFRGYGRLLIIDHGGGYHTLLSGLERIDTDVNQRLLTGEPIGTMGQPSKGRPELYLELRRNGQPINPLPWLAAPPTDKVSG
- the rsfS gene encoding ribosome silencing factor, encoding MVKTPSTKKKAPRARKRTPGANPRKLLKLVQKCLDDDQADDVTVIDLSGKTAFADFMIVASGRNTRHISAMASHLKAKIKTAGGLTPPTEGLNQSEWVLIDGGDVIIHLFHPEIRMSYNLEKMWGGAAWPEDSSEDHLEENPDGPKA
- a CDS encoding 2,3-bisphosphoglycerate-independent phosphoglycerate mutase, which gives rise to MPNSTQNNPNLQPTKVQPTPKPVVLCVLDGWGHRVAVEHNAIAAAKTPNWDRISTQCPHGLLEASALDVGLPPGQMGNSEVGHMNIGAGRVVMQDMPRIDAAIIDGSLALKPELAAFVEKLKSTNGTCHLMGLISTGGVHSHQDEIAALARILDACGVPVAVHVFLDGRDSPPQSAIGFLQKFEADLGPGPKIVTVTGRYYAMDRDTRWERIEQAYDGLVSAKGAPHATAQDVVNVAYANDITDEFITPAIIDGYQGMKDGDGIVMGNFRSDRAREILTALVDPKFDGFERSQTIALACALGMTEYSTALNTRMEALFKAQTLNNILGDVLSRADMSQLRIAETEKYAHVTFFFNGGVEEPMKHEERILVPSPKVATYDLEPEMSAKEITDHLVTAIGEDRFDFILVNYANGDMIGHTGNFDAAVIAAQTVDQSLGRLEKAVIDAGGVLMVTADHGNAEQMYDDETKQPHTAHTINLVPLILVNGPEPVTGIADGRLADIAPTVLALLGLTRPTEMTGKSLLEPTHGDGARERIQATA